A DNA window from Paenibacillus andongensis contains the following coding sequences:
- the udk gene encoding uridine kinase produces MLVIGIAGGTGSGKTTVARSIITKLGSTNVTLISQDNYYLHHSGLTLEERERINYDHPRAFENALLLKHLNELKSGNAVDIPVYDFSQHARSEETIRIEVKPIVLLEGIHVLTDEELRGALNIKVFVDTDPDVRILRRLSRDINERGRTLQSVFDQYLTTVKPMHDAFIEPSKKYADIIIPEGGENQIGISMLTILTERYMTDQAASYEIG; encoded by the coding sequence ATGCTCGTTATCGGAATTGCCGGTGGTACCGGTTCAGGAAAAACTACAGTAGCACGATCTATCATTACTAAGCTAGGATCCACGAACGTGACCTTAATTTCACAAGATAATTATTATCTTCATCATAGTGGTCTTACTTTAGAAGAACGGGAACGTATTAATTATGATCATCCCCGTGCCTTCGAAAACGCCTTGCTTCTTAAGCATTTAAATGAACTGAAAAGCGGCAATGCCGTTGACATTCCGGTATATGATTTCTCACAGCATGCTCGCTCAGAAGAAACAATTCGCATCGAGGTAAAGCCGATTGTACTGCTCGAAGGCATTCATGTCTTAACAGACGAAGAGCTGCGCGGCGCATTGAACATCAAAGTGTTCGTTGATACTGACCCGGACGTACGTATTCTGCGCCGACTGTCCAGAGATATTAATGAACGGGGACGTACGCTGCAATCTGTTTTCGATCAATATTTGACGACCGTTAAGCCGATGCATGATGCCTTTATTGAGCCTTCCAAGAAATATGCTGATATTATTATTCCTGAGGGCGGAGAAAATCAAATCGGAATTTCTATGCTGACTATTTTGACAGAGCGGTATATGACCGATCAAGCAGCCAGCTATGAAATAGGCTAA